Proteins encoded together in one Microbacterium sp. ABRD28 window:
- a CDS encoding acyltransferase family protein — MSGNSAPPTAATPTTGTTRTKRRTPFFDNARFVCIVLVVLGHAIQRLTYDSDIALSMYLLIYAFHMPAFALISGYFSKSDAPGKRQMARVLTDIVVPYVIFEGLWVLTKWIVEGQADPNLTRPSWTLWFLLALGIFRLVLPYLALLKWPLAWTVLISIGAGYLPNIDSTFSLSRTLGLLPFFTLGWWLRERRVIERLQLLDRRPWWTFPAAIASFALAGWAAWFFVDEWKQMNLATWFFYDDSYADLGGTQWWAGGVRIALMAVALILSTALFVLVPRGQKWWTHFGQYTMYVYLLHSFVLYPFRESGVLRGLEPTWLWLPLVCLLSVGIALGLATKPVRRIFRPLIEPRPRWLFADPSLAASEGRRSDPTGSRRPPEPPRSRPVAPPHDARGPL; from the coding sequence GGTACGACGCGCACGAAGCGCCGCACACCGTTCTTCGACAATGCGCGATTCGTCTGCATCGTCCTGGTCGTCCTCGGGCACGCGATCCAGCGGCTCACCTATGACTCCGACATCGCCCTGTCGATGTATCTGCTCATCTACGCCTTCCACATGCCGGCGTTCGCGCTGATCTCGGGGTACTTCTCGAAGTCGGATGCGCCGGGGAAACGCCAGATGGCGCGTGTGCTCACCGACATCGTCGTGCCCTACGTGATCTTCGAGGGCCTCTGGGTCCTCACGAAGTGGATCGTGGAGGGTCAGGCCGACCCGAACCTCACCCGTCCGTCGTGGACGCTGTGGTTCCTCCTCGCCCTCGGCATCTTCCGCCTCGTGCTCCCCTACCTCGCACTGCTGAAGTGGCCGTTGGCGTGGACCGTCCTCATCTCGATCGGCGCGGGCTATCTGCCGAACATCGACTCGACCTTCTCCCTGTCCCGCACGCTCGGACTCCTGCCGTTCTTCACCCTCGGATGGTGGCTCCGTGAGCGCCGGGTCATCGAACGACTGCAGCTGCTGGACCGTCGACCCTGGTGGACCTTCCCGGCTGCCATCGCGAGCTTCGCCCTGGCCGGGTGGGCGGCCTGGTTCTTCGTCGACGAGTGGAAGCAGATGAACCTCGCGACCTGGTTCTTCTACGACGACTCCTATGCCGACCTCGGCGGAACCCAATGGTGGGCGGGGGGCGTGCGCATCGCTCTGATGGCGGTCGCCCTGATCCTCTCCACGGCCCTTTTCGTTCTCGTTCCGCGCGGACAGAAGTGGTGGACCCACTTCGGGCAGTACACCATGTACGTCTACCTGCTCCACTCCTTCGTGCTCTACCCGTTCCGCGAGTCGGGGGTGCTGCGTGGCCTCGAGCCGACCTGGCTGTGGCTGCCGCTGGTGTGCCTGCTGTCGGTCGGCATCGCGCTGGGTCTTGCCACCAAGCCGGTGCGGCGGATCTTCCGCCCGCTGATCGAACCGCGACCGCGCTGGCTCTTCGCCGATCCCTCGCTCGCGGCGTCGGAAGGACGACGGTCCGACCCCACGGGGTCGCGCCGACCGCCGGAGCCACCGCGGTCGCGCCCCGTCGCCCCGCCGCACGATGCTCGCGGGCCGCTCTGA